A stretch of Lathyrus oleraceus cultivar Zhongwan6 chromosome 6, CAAS_Psat_ZW6_1.0, whole genome shotgun sequence DNA encodes these proteins:
- the LOC127095624 gene encoding uncharacterized protein LOC127095624 codes for MAMTLDSSAMIQNMVILKLQDPGSLSIPCHIGTMEFDRALCDLGSSVSLMPLSMCKKLDIWGHETYQYIDEDFQISIILGRPFLATVEAIIDVQRGKLTFESCNEKIRFILAKLLKNPSLRDSLCLVDLFSDCVQENPPEYPPTTKLKESLLDNTKVEKVVS; via the exons ATGGCCATGACCCTTGATAGTAGTGCTATGATTCAAAACATGGTGATCCTTAAGCTCCAAGATCCAGGAAGTTTATCCATCCCTTGTCATATAGGTACCATGGAATTTGATAGGGCTCTATGCGATTTAGGATCTAGTGTTAGCCTAATGCCTTTGTCGATGTGTAAGAAATTGGATATATGGGGACATGAAACCTATCAAT ACATCGATGAAGATTTTCAAATTTCCATAATTTTAGGAAGACCCTTCCTAGCTACAGTGGAGGCCATCATAGATGTCCAGAGAGGGAAGTTAACCTTTGAATCATGTAATGAGAAGATTAGGTTCATTTTAGCAAAACTATTGAAGAACCCTTCCTTAAGGGACTCTTTGTGTTTAGTTGATTTGTTTAGCGATTGTGTTCAAGAGAATCCACCAGAATATCCTCCAACTACTAAGTTGAAGGAGAGCTTACTTGATAATACTAAGGTTGAGAAAGTTGTTTCCTAA